A single window of Mycolicibacterium madagascariense DNA harbors:
- a CDS encoding ABC transporter substrate-binding protein, with protein sequence MPRTTGLAALAATLLLLSSTACSGSAHDGAGSAALTSSVRTPLLSDPPPLDPDTFYQPEGLLIMTSAYQGLVHYAPGSTTIQGLLATGWTVSPDGLTYTFALRPGVKFADGTPFDAAAAKASFQRRIDMAGGPSYMLAEVADMQSPNPLTFVVTLKKPVAPFLDYLASPYGPLMTSPTAVAQHTAGGDHATAWLAAHTAGTGPYELTEAIPADHYTLKANANYWGIAPRITTVTLPVISATAVQRLQLDQGQLDMILHGLSKGDYEAVASASNTEVLQQNALVKAMVMVNPASPVFGPVPARAALSAGLDQTALTTDVFGQQGAPSTQFYPSGMLPDGAVPDRHQYDPAALNTLGSRGGAVSIGYPTGDSTLQDLANHVQVILQQAGFTPTVRDFPSGQFFALNEHPEQRPDLLLASFNPDAAHPDTWSRIYQYTNAPVNLQGCSVPAADALLDQGSAEPDQARSRALYVEAAKAYRDSLCWVNLADLHNSIATRKGYSNWQSQPAWMWDTDFSTLTFAG encoded by the coding sequence ATGCCACGCACGACCGGGCTCGCCGCCCTCGCCGCCACCCTGCTGCTGTTGTCGAGCACCGCGTGTTCGGGGTCGGCCCACGACGGGGCCGGCAGCGCAGCGCTCACGTCATCGGTGCGGACCCCGCTATTGAGCGATCCACCGCCGTTGGATCCCGACACGTTCTATCAACCCGAGGGCCTACTCATCATGACCTCCGCCTATCAGGGGTTGGTCCACTACGCGCCAGGGTCGACGACCATCCAAGGCCTCCTCGCGACCGGGTGGACGGTCTCCCCCGACGGACTGACCTACACCTTCGCGCTCCGACCCGGCGTGAAATTCGCGGACGGCACCCCATTCGATGCGGCCGCCGCGAAAGCCAGCTTCCAACGTCGCATCGACATGGCGGGCGGACCGTCCTACATGCTCGCCGAGGTCGCCGACATGCAGAGCCCCAACCCGCTGACGTTCGTCGTCACGTTGAAGAAACCCGTGGCGCCGTTCCTGGACTACCTCGCCTCCCCGTACGGTCCGCTGATGACGAGCCCGACCGCGGTGGCGCAGCACACCGCGGGCGGCGATCACGCCACGGCCTGGCTCGCCGCCCACACCGCGGGCACCGGGCCCTACGAGCTGACCGAGGCCATTCCCGCCGACCACTACACACTGAAGGCCAACGCGAACTACTGGGGCATCGCACCCCGGATCACGACCGTCACCCTGCCGGTGATCTCGGCGACCGCGGTCCAGCGTCTGCAACTCGATCAGGGCCAGCTCGACATGATCCTGCACGGGTTGTCGAAGGGCGACTACGAGGCCGTGGCGTCGGCATCCAATACCGAAGTGCTGCAACAGAATGCATTGGTCAAGGCCATGGTCATGGTGAATCCGGCTTCACCGGTGTTCGGCCCGGTTCCCGCACGGGCGGCGCTCAGCGCCGGACTCGATCAGACGGCCCTGACCACGGACGTCTTCGGTCAGCAGGGTGCCCCGTCAACGCAGTTCTACCCCAGCGGCATGCTGCCGGACGGCGCGGTCCCCGACCGCCATCAGTACGACCCCGCCGCACTGAACACGCTGGGGAGCAGGGGCGGCGCGGTGTCCATCGGCTACCCGACGGGCGACAGCACGCTGCAGGATCTGGCCAACCACGTCCAGGTCATCCTCCAGCAGGCCGGGTTCACCCCCACCGTCCGAGACTTCCCGTCGGGACAGTTCTTCGCCCTCAACGAGCACCCCGAACAGCGTCCCGATCTCCTGCTCGCCTCGTTCAATCCCGATGCGGCCCACCCTGATACCTGGTCGCGCATCTACCAATACACCAACGCGCCGGTAAATCTGCAGGGCTGCTCGGTGCCCGCCGCCGACGCGCTGTTGGACCAGGGCAGCGCCGAGCCCGATCAGGCACGCTCGCGCGCCCTGTACGTCGAGGCCGCCAAGGCCTACCGCGATTCGCTGTGCTGGGTGAACCTGGCCGACCTGCACAATTCGATCGCCACCCGCAAGGGCTACTCGAATTGGCAGAGTCAGCCCGCCTGGATGTGGGACACCGACTTCTCCACCCTCACGTTCGCGGGATGA
- a CDS encoding SDR family NAD(P)-dependent oxidoreductase — MPSAVPAAFDLSGHVALITGSSSDIGIGFASARLLGQLGASVMVTGTTDRAALRADELRAEGISAESHVADLMDPDAARGLVDATESAFGKVDVLVNNAGLASVNSPEQPNPANAMTDEEWSLVLRRNLDSAFFVTRAVLPGMVDRGYGRIVNVGSTAGVLTAYTGDVGYHTAKAAMLGMTRSVAVDFAKSGVTANLVLPGWIATAAQLPSEVEAGNATPVGRSADAAEVAAGVAFLATPGASYVTGTTLIIDGANSLGG; from the coding sequence ATGCCCAGTGCGGTACCGGCAGCCTTCGACCTCAGCGGACACGTCGCGCTGATCACCGGGTCGAGCAGTGACATCGGCATCGGGTTCGCCTCGGCGCGACTGCTGGGTCAGTTGGGCGCCTCGGTCATGGTCACGGGAACCACGGACCGCGCCGCCCTGCGCGCCGACGAGCTTCGGGCGGAGGGGATCTCGGCCGAGTCCCACGTGGCCGATCTGATGGACCCCGACGCGGCCCGCGGCTTGGTCGACGCGACCGAGTCGGCGTTCGGCAAGGTCGACGTGCTGGTCAACAACGCCGGGCTGGCGTCGGTAAACAGTCCCGAGCAGCCCAATCCGGCGAACGCCATGACCGACGAGGAGTGGTCACTGGTGTTGCGGCGCAATCTCGACAGCGCATTCTTCGTGACGCGCGCGGTGCTGCCGGGGATGGTCGATCGCGGCTACGGTCGCATCGTCAACGTCGGCTCGACCGCAGGGGTGCTGACGGCCTACACCGGCGACGTCGGGTACCACACGGCCAAGGCGGCGATGCTGGGGATGACGCGTTCGGTCGCCGTGGACTTCGCCAAAAGCGGGGTGACGGCCAACCTGGTCCTACCGGGGTGGATCGCGACGGCGGCGCAGCTGCCCTCCGAGGTCGAAGCGGGCAACGCCACCCCGGTGGGCCGCTCGGCGGATGCCGCCGAGGTGGCCGCGGGCGTGGCATTCCTGGCAACGCCGGGGGCGTCCTACGTCACCGGCACCACGCTCATCATCGACGGGGCGAACTCCCTTGGCGGCTGA
- a CDS encoding helix-turn-helix domain-containing protein: MTQASAKPVPRRGAKDPPRVPIKYIRLAANLSIDAVIARIHQQTGRTYSRGSISAIENGHRGASSEVLRALELAYRLPLGSITTDYVPRAPRARRNGRVDEAARTVFADAAT, encoded by the coding sequence GTGACCCAAGCATCGGCCAAGCCCGTCCCGCGGCGGGGAGCCAAGGATCCCCCTCGCGTGCCCATCAAGTACATCAGGTTGGCGGCCAACCTCTCCATCGATGCGGTGATCGCGCGCATTCACCAGCAGACCGGACGGACGTACTCACGGGGGTCGATCAGCGCTATCGAGAACGGCCACCGCGGGGCGTCATCGGAGGTGCTGCGCGCCCTCGAACTGGCCTACCGTTTGCCGCTCGGATCGATCACGACCGACTACGTGCCCCGCGCCCCCCGCGCCCGCAGGAACGGTCGGGTCGACGAGGCCGCCAGGACGGTCTTCGCCGACGCCGCCACGTAA
- a CDS encoding RidA family protein, with product MAHHIRIRPFNTRDTYPEQNLDNDLAQAVVAGGVVYLRGQIGQDLDTRESVGIGDVEAQAEKAMANIAMLLDEAGSSLQDVVKVTVYLVDIRYREPVYRVMGRWLKGVHPVSTGLVVSALARPEWLVEIDATAVLSEPGSPA from the coding sequence ATGGCGCACCACATCCGAATCCGGCCGTTCAACACGCGCGACACCTATCCCGAGCAGAACCTGGACAACGACCTCGCCCAGGCAGTCGTGGCCGGGGGCGTGGTGTACCTACGCGGTCAGATCGGCCAGGACCTCGACACCAGGGAATCGGTCGGCATCGGCGACGTCGAGGCGCAGGCCGAGAAGGCCATGGCGAACATCGCCATGCTGCTCGACGAGGCGGGCAGCTCGCTGCAGGACGTCGTGAAGGTGACGGTCTACCTCGTCGACATCCGGTACCGCGAGCCGGTGTACCGCGTGATGGGCCGGTGGCTCAAGGGCGTGCATCCGGTCTCCACCGGGCTCGTGGTGAGCGCCCTCGCCAGGCCCGAATGGCTCGTGGAGATCGATGCCACGGCCGTGCTCTCCGAGCCGGGGAGCCCGGCGTGA
- a CDS encoding DUF1028 domain-containing protein: protein MTFSLVARDGSGAFGIVISSSSPAVAARCAHLRTGVGAVCSQNVTNPQLGVVALDALADGRDAAGALATTLASEPHRDHRQVVIVDGRGGTAVHTGTHALGINHHAQTTGAAAAGNMLRDAAVVEALLAGYVDSAAATLEARLLDGLVAAAAAGGEAGPVRSAGLQVVEDVPWPVTDLRVDWHDDPVTELRRLWDVWEPQKRDYRTRGLDPTVAPSYGVPGDP from the coding sequence GTGACGTTCTCCCTCGTCGCACGCGACGGGTCGGGAGCCTTCGGCATCGTCATCAGCTCCTCGAGCCCGGCGGTCGCCGCGCGGTGCGCGCATCTGCGCACCGGTGTCGGTGCCGTCTGCAGTCAGAACGTCACCAATCCCCAGCTGGGCGTCGTCGCCCTGGACGCGCTGGCCGATGGGCGGGATGCGGCCGGCGCGCTGGCGACGACGCTGGCGTCCGAACCCCACCGTGACCATCGGCAGGTCGTGATCGTCGACGGCCGCGGCGGCACCGCCGTGCACACCGGGACGCACGCGCTCGGCATCAACCACCACGCGCAGACGACGGGCGCGGCCGCGGCGGGCAACATGCTGCGCGACGCCGCGGTCGTCGAGGCGCTGCTCGCGGGATACGTCGACTCGGCGGCGGCGACGCTGGAGGCCCGCCTGCTGGACGGTCTGGTCGCGGCCGCCGCGGCGGGCGGCGAGGCCGGGCCGGTGCGCAGCGCGGGCCTGCAGGTCGTCGAGGACGTGCCGTGGCCCGTCACCGACCTGCGGGTCGACTGGCACGACGATCCCGTCACCGAACTGCGACGGCTCTGGGACGTGTGGGAACCCCAGAAACGGGACTACCGCACCCGCGGGCTGGACCCCACCGTCGCACCCTCCTACGGCGTCCCGGGCGACCCGTGA
- a CDS encoding flavin-containing monooxygenase, protein MSEHLGACGVPHVILERHRIAERWRSERWDSLVANGPAWHDRFPNLEFVDVAPDGFAGKDRVADYFVAYAEKIDAPIRCGVEVTSVTRHVGRPGFEVQTTDGVIDARVVVAATGPFQRPVHPAIIPDGAVPLQLHSSGYRNPGQLPDGAVLVVGSGSSGVQIADELRRSGRRVFLSVGPHDRPPRRYRGRDFCWWLGVLGLWDAETPPRGAEHVTIAVSGAHGGHTVDFRELAQRGIQLVGRTSTFDDGVLHFAPDLGTNIANGDASYLSLLDQADAYVARNGLDLPADPQARALGPVPDAVTDPVLELDLADAGVSSVVWATGYATDYRWLRVDALDEHGRPRHRRGVSSEPGVYFVGLPWLSRRGSSFIWGVWHDAKYLADHISTQRGYLAQLTERGHGSPGTP, encoded by the coding sequence ATGAGCGAACATCTCGGCGCGTGCGGCGTGCCACACGTGATCCTCGAACGCCACCGCATCGCCGAGCGCTGGCGTTCGGAACGCTGGGACTCCCTCGTCGCCAACGGGCCGGCCTGGCACGACCGCTTCCCCAACCTGGAATTCGTCGACGTCGCCCCCGACGGCTTCGCCGGCAAGGACCGCGTCGCCGACTACTTCGTCGCCTACGCCGAGAAGATCGACGCCCCGATCCGGTGCGGCGTCGAGGTGACGTCGGTGACCAGACACGTCGGTCGCCCCGGCTTCGAGGTGCAGACGACCGACGGCGTCATCGACGCCCGCGTCGTCGTCGCGGCGACAGGACCGTTTCAGCGGCCCGTCCACCCCGCGATCATCCCCGACGGCGCCGTGCCCCTGCAGCTTCACTCCAGCGGCTACCGCAACCCTGGACAGTTGCCCGACGGCGCCGTCCTGGTGGTCGGCTCCGGATCGTCCGGCGTGCAGATCGCCGACGAACTCCGCCGGTCGGGTCGGCGGGTGTTCCTATCGGTCGGGCCGCACGATCGTCCGCCGCGGCGCTATCGCGGCCGCGACTTCTGTTGGTGGCTGGGCGTTCTCGGGCTGTGGGATGCCGAGACGCCGCCGCGGGGCGCCGAGCACGTCACGATCGCGGTCAGCGGCGCCCACGGCGGTCACACCGTCGACTTCCGCGAACTGGCCCAGCGGGGCATCCAGCTGGTGGGCAGGACGTCGACCTTCGACGACGGCGTCCTGCACTTCGCACCCGACCTCGGCACGAACATCGCCAACGGTGACGCCAGCTACCTGTCGCTACTCGACCAGGCCGACGCCTACGTCGCACGCAACGGGCTCGACCTGCCCGCCGATCCGCAGGCGCGGGCGCTGGGTCCCGTCCCCGACGCGGTCACCGACCCCGTGCTCGAACTCGATCTCGCGGACGCCGGGGTCTCCTCGGTCGTCTGGGCGACCGGGTACGCGACCGACTACCGCTGGCTACGGGTCGACGCGCTCGACGAGCACGGCCGACCGCGGCACCGCCGCGGGGTGTCCTCCGAACCCGGCGTGTACTTCGTTGGCCTGCCATGGCTTTCGCGACGCGGGTCGAGTTTCATCTGGGGCGTATGGCATGACGCCAAGTACCTCGCCGACCACATCAGCACCCAGCGCGGCTACCTCGCCCAGCTGACGGAGCGCGGTCACGGGTCGCCCGGGACGCCGTAG
- a CDS encoding ArnT family glycosyltransferase, translating into MTAILEAPAPAPSADDDASNRRARFTARFWDRLGYGTLLVATAVMYLWNITINGMGNQFYAGAAQAGSRNWEALLFGSLDPNNFITVDKPPVSQWVMGLSGQIFGFSSASMLIPEALMAVAAVALLYGAVRRISGPRAALLAGAALALMPVAALMFRYNNPDAVMVLLMMAAAYCTVRALERASTTWIALAGVALGFAFLAKMLEGIMVLPAIGLVYLIAAPTSVRRRLLQLVGAAAAFLVSAGWFVALTLLWPASSRPYIAGSTDNNFMNLVLGYNGFARVLGRNHGGGGHAPTGHAPVDMAAHHGGFGGPGRQAAGLARLFSGEFGFEIGWLLPAALLAVVLVLIARRRAPRTDLARAGVLLFGGWMLVDGLVLSYMSGMIHPYYDLSLAPAVAGTFAIGVHEMWMQRSSWLGRLGLATLVGGTGVWSWWILARNAQWLPELRWAILVLSVVAFVGLLLPSAPTRRRLAAGALLLGVTVALAGSAAYAVATIGQPHGGGNANVGPAAPAQAGHGMWGQSADNAALDAKLDGTLTEWSAAVDGSSTAAGLELSTNTAVMAIGGFTGSDPVPTLSQFQQYVANHQVTYYIAPNQNGGGHGGNQHSDIGDWVAATFTPKQIGSDTVYDLTAPAK; encoded by the coding sequence ATGACTGCAATCTTGGAAGCTCCCGCGCCGGCGCCCAGCGCGGATGACGATGCATCGAACCGGCGGGCTCGGTTCACGGCTCGGTTCTGGGACCGGCTCGGCTACGGCACGCTGCTGGTGGCCACGGCGGTGATGTACCTGTGGAACATCACCATCAACGGGATGGGCAACCAGTTCTACGCCGGTGCGGCGCAGGCCGGTTCGCGCAACTGGGAGGCCCTGCTGTTCGGGTCGCTCGACCCGAACAACTTCATCACCGTCGACAAGCCCCCGGTGTCGCAATGGGTGATGGGCCTGTCCGGCCAGATCTTCGGCTTCAGCAGCGCCAGCATGCTCATTCCGGAGGCCCTCATGGCGGTCGCCGCGGTGGCGCTGCTCTACGGCGCGGTGCGCCGCATCAGCGGGCCGCGTGCGGCGCTGCTGGCGGGCGCGGCACTGGCGCTGATGCCGGTGGCGGCGTTGATGTTTCGCTACAACAACCCCGACGCGGTGATGGTGCTGCTGATGATGGCGGCCGCCTACTGCACCGTCCGTGCGCTCGAGCGCGCCAGCACGACCTGGATTGCGTTGGCGGGCGTCGCGCTCGGCTTCGCCTTCCTGGCCAAGATGCTCGAGGGCATCATGGTGCTGCCCGCGATCGGCCTGGTCTACCTGATCGCCGCCCCCACCTCGGTCCGTCGCAGGCTGTTGCAGCTCGTCGGCGCCGCGGCGGCGTTCCTGGTCTCCGCGGGGTGGTTCGTCGCGCTGACGCTGCTGTGGCCGGCCTCGTCGCGGCCCTACATCGCGGGGTCGACGGACAACAACTTCATGAACCTGGTCCTCGGCTACAACGGATTCGCCCGCGTCCTCGGCCGCAACCACGGTGGCGGCGGACACGCGCCGACGGGCCATGCGCCGGTCGACATGGCCGCCCACCACGGTGGGTTCGGCGGACCGGGGCGCCAGGCGGCGGGGCTGGCCCGACTCTTCTCCGGTGAGTTCGGCTTCGAGATCGGCTGGCTGCTGCCTGCCGCCCTGCTCGCGGTGGTGCTGGTGCTGATCGCCCGGCGCCGTGCGCCTCGAACGGACCTGGCCCGGGCAGGCGTGCTGCTGTTCGGCGGGTGGATGCTGGTCGACGGGCTGGTGCTGAGCTACATGAGCGGCATGATCCACCCGTACTACGACCTGTCCCTGGCGCCCGCCGTCGCGGGAACGTTCGCGATCGGCGTCCACGAGATGTGGATGCAGCGGTCGTCGTGGCTCGGTCGCCTCGGGTTGGCGACGCTGGTGGGGGGCACCGGGGTGTGGAGCTGGTGGATCCTCGCTCGCAATGCGCAGTGGCTGCCCGAATTGCGCTGGGCCATCCTGGTTCTCAGCGTCGTCGCGTTCGTCGGACTACTGCTGCCCTCGGCCCCGACGCGCCGACGCCTCGCCGCGGGAGCGTTGCTCCTCGGCGTGACCGTGGCACTCGCGGGGTCGGCTGCCTACGCGGTGGCCACCATCGGTCAGCCCCATGGCGGCGGCAACGCCAACGTGGGTCCGGCGGCGCCGGCTCAGGCGGGTCACGGCATGTGGGGACAGAGTGCGGACAACGCCGCGCTCGACGCCAAACTGGACGGCACGCTCACCGAGTGGTCGGCAGCGGTCGACGGATCGTCGACGGCCGCGGGTCTCGAACTGTCCACCAACACCGCGGTCATGGCCATCGGCGGGTTCACCGGATCCGACCCCGTCCCGACGCTGAGCCAGTTCCAGCAGTACGTGGCCAACCATCAGGTCACCTACTACATCGCGCCGAACCAGAACGGTGGTGGGCACGGCGGCAATCAGCACTCCGACATCGGCGACTGGGTGGCCGCGACCTTCACGCCGAAGCAGATCGGTTCTGACACCGTGTACGACCTGACGGCACCTGCCAAGTAA
- a CDS encoding alpha/beta hydrolase family protein: MTAHAAEWPTRRRLLVVVAMALGIAAASAPGVAWAAPESSGSSASESSGSSESSGSSASGTSHPSADATQHRRRASRDAASAAGSGKTGAASDRPAKPPIGAGADDASSAQPAGTAHTGTTEVGTAGAGSTPDAGTTVRPKNSTSRKSLRSNDIGPKTAAASSTADEPQGPTVKKNTVTKDIVTKNTVTQGTVTTAAVTTATVTAAAVTKTTVTTPTPPGPLSPIATLMALPGRIVDTVLQALDLTVSASGPKSPLNFAPIDEMLFAAFRGVEEALGLRRTPAVVPVVATQTYTGATTALTPTVTQFLDAAAAEYVLGGVPGGLVPFTVDGVQMTSTNLLSGEAAKAWVTPQQQIVIAYQGTTGGTNLLFDPLIAISQIVADAQVIFTDTTPSAFADSLTFAQRVQTQAALQGYDADDVFVTGHSLGGWEAEYVAQQTGLGGIGFESPGLNTVVAGNGNGSGFVNVETYGDTAAYLATDLPALQPFFPAYVPGGGSKPHFGSLVMIGDPTATNPLVNAAALWGPNLIGDAIFAVDVFGNFFEHHLPGMQAYNLGISPDPGVVPWLGAPMGPIDAGWGALTISQLQLAASMAGTLIKA, translated from the coding sequence ATGACGGCGCATGCTGCTGAATGGCCGACCCGACGCCGTCTTCTGGTGGTCGTCGCGATGGCCCTGGGCATCGCAGCCGCGTCGGCACCCGGAGTGGCGTGGGCCGCGCCCGAGTCGTCGGGGTCGTCCGCGTCCGAGTCGTCGGGGTCGTCCGAGTCGTCGGGGTCGTCCGCGTCCGGCACCTCGCATCCGTCCGCGGATGCGACGCAGCACCGTCGGCGTGCGTCGCGCGACGCCGCGTCGGCGGCCGGTTCCGGGAAGACGGGAGCCGCCTCGGATCGACCGGCGAAGCCCCCGATCGGCGCCGGGGCCGATGATGCGTCGAGCGCGCAGCCCGCAGGTACCGCCCACACCGGTACGACGGAGGTCGGCACGGCCGGCGCGGGCTCGACCCCCGACGCCGGGACCACGGTCCGGCCGAAGAACTCCACTTCGCGAAAGAGCCTGCGCAGCAACGACATCGGACCAAAGACCGCCGCAGCCTCGTCGACCGCGGATGAGCCGCAAGGCCCCACCGTCAAGAAGAACACGGTCACCAAGGACATCGTCACCAAGAACACGGTCACGCAGGGCACGGTCACCACGGCCGCCGTCACCACGGCCACCGTCACCGCGGCCGCCGTCACCAAGACCACCGTCACGACACCGACTCCACCGGGGCCGCTGTCCCCGATCGCGACGCTGATGGCCCTGCCGGGCCGCATCGTCGACACCGTGCTGCAGGCGCTGGATCTGACCGTCTCGGCGAGCGGGCCCAAGAGTCCATTGAACTTCGCCCCCATCGACGAGATGTTGTTCGCGGCGTTCCGCGGCGTCGAGGAGGCACTCGGACTGCGCCGGACCCCTGCCGTCGTACCGGTCGTGGCGACTCAGACCTACACCGGAGCGACGACGGCGCTCACGCCGACGGTGACGCAGTTCCTCGATGCCGCGGCCGCCGAGTACGTATTGGGCGGGGTGCCAGGAGGTCTGGTGCCGTTCACGGTCGACGGTGTGCAGATGACGTCGACGAACCTGTTGTCCGGCGAGGCCGCAAAGGCGTGGGTGACTCCGCAGCAGCAGATCGTCATCGCCTACCAGGGGACGACGGGCGGCACCAACCTGCTGTTCGATCCGCTGATCGCCATCTCGCAGATCGTCGCCGACGCGCAGGTCATCTTCACCGATACGACGCCCTCGGCGTTCGCGGACTCGCTGACCTTCGCGCAGCGCGTTCAGACCCAGGCCGCGCTGCAGGGCTACGACGCCGACGACGTCTTCGTCACGGGTCATTCGCTGGGCGGCTGGGAGGCCGAATACGTCGCGCAGCAGACGGGCCTGGGTGGGATCGGCTTCGAAAGCCCCGGCCTCAACACCGTCGTCGCGGGCAATGGCAACGGCTCCGGCTTCGTCAACGTCGAGACCTACGGCGACACGGCGGCCTACCTGGCCACGGATCTGCCTGCGCTGCAACCGTTCTTCCCCGCCTACGTGCCGGGCGGTGGAAGCAAGCCGCACTTCGGCTCCCTGGTGATGATCGGCGACCCCACGGCCACCAACCCCCTCGTCAACGCGGCAGCGCTCTGGGGTCCCAACCTCATCGGTGACGCCATCTTCGCCGTGGACGTATTCGGCAACTTCTTCGAGCATCACCTACCCGGGATGCAGGCCTACAACCTCGGCATTAGCCCCGATCCCGGGGTGGTCCCCTGGCTGGGCGCCCCGATGGGTCCGATCGACGCCGGCTGGGGCGCACTCACGATCTCCCAGTTGCAGCTGGCCGCGTCGATGGCAGGCACGCTGATCAAGGCCTAG